Proteins co-encoded in one Bacteroidota bacterium genomic window:
- a CDS encoding VWA domain-containing protein, whose protein sequence is MRFRYSQWTPQSRTDEQRLQQMVSLFSYLIVQTSGDVEEALEWLRQLAEEYGLFDETMSMDDLIDKLREMGIIEDVNDTPTLTTKGIQRIRQDALKEIFTSLKKSPTGSHETPYTGSGVDRLSETKKFTFGDQPTNIDLTSTLSNAFKRDGIDDFTLKEEDFEVYETEHQTTCATILMIDISHSMILYGEDRITPAKQVALALSELIMTRFPKDYLAMITFGDDAQLVSINELPFLNVGPYHTNTRAGLQLARQLLRKCGNANKQIFMVTDGKPSAIFTESGKLYKNSFGLDPKIVNKTLDEAVACRREKIPITTFMVARDPYLINFVEELTKANQGRAYYSSLNNLGEFVFVDYIRNRKKKFTSR, encoded by the coding sequence ATGCGTTTCCGCTATTCACAATGGACGCCGCAATCCCGGACTGACGAACAACGTCTCCAGCAGATGGTGTCGTTGTTCAGCTACCTGATCGTACAGACGAGCGGCGATGTTGAAGAGGCGCTGGAATGGCTCCGCCAGCTTGCTGAAGAATACGGATTGTTCGATGAGACCATGTCGATGGATGATCTCATCGACAAGCTGCGCGAGATGGGCATCATCGAAGATGTGAATGATACTCCGACGCTCACCACGAAGGGAATCCAGCGAATCCGGCAGGATGCGTTGAAAGAAATTTTCACGTCATTAAAGAAATCCCCCACCGGCTCGCATGAGACACCGTACACAGGCAGCGGGGTCGACCGCTTAAGCGAGACGAAGAAATTCACCTTCGGCGATCAGCCCACGAACATTGATCTTACATCAACTCTCTCCAACGCTTTCAAGCGTGACGGAATTGATGACTTTACGCTGAAGGAAGAGGACTTCGAAGTCTACGAAACCGAGCATCAGACGACTTGCGCGACGATTCTGATGATCGATATCAGCCACAGCATGATTTTGTACGGTGAAGATCGCATCACACCGGCCAAGCAAGTGGCGCTTGCGCTTTCCGAACTCATCATGACGAGATTTCCGAAAGATTATCTTGCCATGATCACGTTCGGGGATGATGCCCAACTCGTAAGCATTAATGAGTTGCCGTTTCTGAATGTCGGGCCGTATCATACGAACACGCGTGCCGGGTTGCAGCTTGCGCGGCAATTGCTTCGCAAATGCGGCAATGCCAACAAGCAAATCTTTATGGTCACGGATGGAAAACCATCCGCCATCTTTACTGAATCGGGCAAGCTCTACAAGAATTCCTTCGGCCTCGATCCCAAAATCGTGAACAAGACGCTCGATGAAGCGGTAGCGTGCCGAAGGGAGAAAATTCCCATTACCACATTCATGGTTGCCCGCGATCCATATCTTATCAACTTCGTTGAAGAACTCACTAAAGCAAATCAGGGACGAGCATACTACTCATCCCTGAATAACCTCGGCGAGTTTGTGTTTGTGGATTACATTCGCAATCGGAAAAAGAAGTTCACCTCCCGATAA
- a CDS encoding DUF4238 domain-containing protein, with amino-acid sequence MRRNNHYVPEMYLKRWSVDGQRVWIYRLLVPSQNVPDWKLQSIRGIAYHRFLYVKIAAGGETDEFERWLEKEYETPAAEALELATTGRRLTRQHWMHLIRFVGAQDVRTPARLYENMLRWRRDVPNTLDEILRDLPEKIADAKRKGRPLKPEANPFPIPPIKVSKEVHPGGEKIRLKAELNVGREFWLWQMRHLLKGIAKVLLQHKWKILTAPDNVEWVTSDDPVIRLNYASPKQYDFKGGWGSKGTEIFLPLSPKHLIYTQIGKRPNLQGEIHPDAAKLFQKLIVEHAHRMLIGKTIDQQVPLLRGRTVDQVAFAHERGEWEKWHREQSEAEREQV; translated from the coding sequence TTGCGACGCAACAATCACTATGTTCCAGAGATGTACCTGAAGCGGTGGAGTGTCGATGGACAGAGGGTTTGGATTTATCGGCTGCTGGTGCCGAGCCAGAATGTGCCCGACTGGAAGCTTCAATCAATTCGCGGGATAGCGTATCACCGTTTCCTTTATGTGAAAATTGCGGCTGGCGGTGAGACGGACGAGTTCGAGCGATGGCTTGAAAAGGAGTATGAAACCCCCGCGGCCGAAGCGTTGGAACTGGCGACCACCGGTCGCCGTCTGACACGCCAACATTGGATGCACCTCATACGATTTGTGGGAGCGCAAGATGTAAGGACTCCAGCACGGCTATATGAAAACATGTTGAGGTGGCGAAGAGACGTACCTAACACGCTTGATGAAATTCTGCGCGATCTGCCAGAGAAAATCGCGGATGCTAAGCGGAAAGGACGTCCCCTAAAACCCGAGGCCAATCCTTTCCCTATTCCACCGATAAAAGTCTCGAAGGAAGTACATCCTGGCGGGGAGAAGATCAGACTGAAGGCTGAGTTGAATGTCGGACGCGAGTTCTGGCTTTGGCAAATGCGACATCTGCTTAAGGGAATCGCGAAAGTGTTATTGCAGCATAAATGGAAAATATTGACGGCACCTGACAACGTTGAGTGGGTAACGAGTGACGATCCCGTGATCCGACTCAACTATGCCTCACCAAAACAGTACGATTTCAAAGGGGGTTGGGGGAGTAAAGGCACGGAGATTTTTCTCCCCCTCTCCCCTAAGCACTTAATCTACACTCAGATTGGAAAACGACCCAATCTGCAGGGAGAAATTCACCCTGATGCCGCTAAGCTTTTTCAGAAGCTGATCGTAGAACACGCTCACCGAATGCTCATCGGCAAGACCATCGATCAACAAGTTCCTCTTCTGAGGGGACGAACCGTTGACCAGGTAGCTTTTGCCCATGAACGGGGAGAGTGGGAGAAATGGCATCGTGAACAAAGCGAGGCCGAACGGGAACAGGTATGA
- a CDS encoding sigma 54-interacting transcriptional regulator produces the protein MGRPATLGELKASGYNVQSVKEELRANLIRKLNNKEPLFPGIIGYEKTVIPAIVNAILAKHDLILLGLRGQAKSRIVRSLPGLLDEYIPVVRGSEINDDPFHPVSKHAVDLVNEMGEATPIEWLHRDQRYGEKLATPDVTIADLIGDIDPIKAAAKRLHYSHEGAIHFGIVPRCNRGIFAINELPDLQPRIQVGLFNILEEKDIQIRGFNIRIPMDIMLVFTANPEDYTNRGNIITPLKDRIDSQILTHYPRSLEEAIGITEQEAHIKRDGREVRIPQFFREIVEQIAFEARRSEFVDQKSGVSARLTIAAMENLVSNAERRAITVGDNVIVPRICDLPHVLPGMTGKVELVFEGEQEGSVKVSKALVGKAVRETFKKYFPDPLRKRPTRPQSAEGGRQHVEDGEYGKITLWFESGNKIEISDDMPAEQYFRELDKVKGLRELTRKHMPDLEEKYELPSVMEFVLDGLHQNSKIAKDEVDHMTSYKDMVGSIFSGPGRGFEED, from the coding sequence ATGGGTCGTCCCGCCACGCTTGGCGAATTGAAAGCAAGCGGTTACAACGTGCAATCGGTGAAAGAAGAGTTGCGTGCCAACCTGATTCGCAAGCTCAACAACAAAGAACCGTTATTTCCCGGCATCATCGGTTATGAGAAGACAGTAATTCCGGCGATCGTAAATGCCATTCTCGCGAAGCACGATTTGATTTTGCTCGGGCTGCGCGGACAGGCAAAGTCGCGCATCGTACGTTCCTTGCCGGGTTTGCTGGATGAATACATTCCGGTTGTGCGTGGAAGCGAAATCAACGACGATCCGTTTCATCCCGTCAGCAAGCATGCCGTCGATCTCGTGAACGAGATGGGCGAAGCAACTCCCATTGAGTGGCTGCACCGCGACCAACGGTATGGAGAAAAACTCGCAACGCCCGACGTCACGATTGCCGATCTGATCGGCGACATCGATCCCATCAAAGCCGCGGCGAAGCGCCTGCATTACTCGCATGAAGGCGCGATTCATTTCGGTATTGTCCCCCGTTGCAACCGCGGGATCTTTGCCATCAACGAACTTCCCGATTTGCAGCCGCGTATTCAGGTCGGACTCTTCAATATTCTTGAGGAGAAGGACATTCAGATTCGCGGATTCAATATCCGCATTCCGATGGATATTATGTTAGTGTTCACGGCGAACCCGGAAGATTATACAAACCGCGGCAACATCATCACGCCGCTGAAGGATCGTATTGATTCACAGATTCTGACGCACTATCCCCGCTCACTTGAAGAGGCGATCGGCATTACCGAGCAAGAGGCGCATATCAAACGTGATGGTCGGGAAGTGCGGATACCCCAGTTCTTCAGAGAGATTGTCGAACAGATCGCGTTCGAAGCACGCAGAAGTGAGTTCGTCGATCAGAAATCCGGCGTCAGCGCACGACTGACAATCGCGGCGATGGAAAATCTCGTGAGTAACGCCGAACGCCGCGCAATTACGGTTGGCGATAACGTGATCGTGCCGCGCATCTGCGATCTTCCGCACGTTCTTCCCGGCATGACCGGGAAAGTGGAATTGGTGTTCGAGGGCGAACAGGAAGGCTCCGTGAAAGTGAGCAAGGCGTTGGTGGGAAAAGCTGTACGGGAAACATTCAAGAAGTATTTTCCCGACCCGCTGCGGAAGCGTCCGACCCGTCCGCAGAGTGCCGAGGGAGGCCGGCAACATGTTGAGGATGGAGAGTACGGGAAGATCACCCTCTGGTTCGAATCGGGCAACAAAATTGAAATCTCCGATGACATGCCGGCGGAACAATACTTCCGGGAGCTAGACAAGGTCAAAGGCCTGCGCGAGTTGACAAGAAAACACATGCCCGATCTTGAAGAGAAGTACGAGTTGCCTTCTGTCATGGAGTTTGTGCTTGACGGATTGCATCAGAATTCAAAGATTGCGAAGGACGAAGTTGATCACATGACGTCGTATAAGGATATGGTGGGAAGTATCTTTTCGGGGCCGGGACGAGGTTTTGAGGAGGATTGA
- a CDS encoding bifunctional metallophosphatase/5'-nucleotidase → MLSYSLRLNCVILVSFVTVSCSTAQQQDASQATTITILHTNDMHASFVPHEATWMRETPKPMVGGFKELEFKVDSIRRVKPDVLLLDAGDVMTGNPITDRMYKGAEGGALFEMMNMMKYDAWAIGNHEFDISQENLRALVRIAKCPALSANLVNDKGEFPFNNREYIIVNIGGLRIGIFGLILQSLAGMVLPDNVKGIRVLSPVETAQKVIDKIGNETDLIIALTHQGVDNDSILAMNVRGLDIIVGGHSHTRLTKPKVVNNVIIVQAGRYCENLGELEVTVEDGKVTKFNGKLIQLWPGENRPATRLSALVDSMQREIEMEYNEVIAHLAIDWTRQRGDSNIGQFITDAQRDAALADVAFMNVSGIRSNVSAGPLTKQTLFQVLPFRNMLTTFQLSGKQLKKVVLHSMKAEESLVFSGIEAAIRKLPNGIFELESMRIGGKPVDDERMYNCAMNDFMAGQSKKYLGLEIDKPIYSKHTIFKVIENAAREAKTIANITEKRIQIIQ, encoded by the coding sequence ATGCTATCGTATTCTCTGAGACTCAACTGCGTTATCCTTGTGTCCTTTGTGACCGTCAGTTGCTCGACGGCGCAACAACAGGATGCGTCGCAGGCAACAACCATCACCATCCTCCATACAAACGACATGCACGCGAGTTTCGTGCCTCACGAAGCGACGTGGATGAGAGAAACACCGAAACCAATGGTAGGCGGGTTCAAGGAACTTGAGTTCAAAGTCGACAGTATCAGGAGAGTGAAGCCCGATGTGCTGCTGCTTGATGCGGGAGATGTTATGACCGGGAACCCGATTACCGACCGGATGTACAAAGGGGCTGAAGGGGGCGCTCTCTTTGAGATGATGAATATGATGAAGTACGACGCGTGGGCAATCGGCAATCATGAATTCGACATCTCGCAGGAAAACCTCAGGGCGCTCGTTAGAATCGCGAAGTGTCCGGCGCTTTCCGCAAACCTTGTGAACGACAAGGGAGAGTTTCCGTTCAACAACCGCGAATACATCATTGTCAACATCGGAGGATTGAGAATCGGTATTTTCGGGCTGATTCTGCAGTCGTTGGCCGGCATGGTTCTTCCCGATAACGTGAAGGGCATACGCGTTCTTTCGCCTGTCGAAACCGCGCAAAAGGTTATTGACAAGATAGGAAATGAAACGGATCTGATCATCGCGCTAACGCATCAGGGGGTTGATAATGATTCGATTCTTGCCATGAATGTCCGCGGCCTCGATATCATTGTCGGCGGGCATTCCCACACGCGTCTGACGAAACCCAAGGTGGTGAACAACGTCATCATCGTGCAGGCGGGGCGCTACTGCGAAAATCTCGGCGAGCTTGAAGTGACGGTTGAAGACGGGAAGGTTACGAAGTTCAACGGCAAGCTCATTCAATTATGGCCGGGGGAGAACCGTCCCGCGACACGACTCTCCGCCCTTGTTGACTCGATGCAGCGGGAAATCGAAATGGAATACAATGAAGTGATTGCGCATCTCGCTATCGATTGGACAAGGCAACGCGGCGACAGCAATATCGGGCAGTTCATTACCGATGCGCAGCGCGATGCGGCCCTGGCAGATGTTGCGTTCATGAACGTCAGCGGCATTCGTTCGAATGTGTCCGCAGGTCCGTTGACAAAGCAGACACTGTTTCAGGTCCTGCCGTTCAGGAACATGCTCACCACGTTTCAACTCAGCGGCAAACAGTTGAAGAAAGTTGTCCTTCACAGCATGAAGGCGGAGGAATCGCTTGTGTTTTCAGGCATCGAAGCGGCAATCCGGAAACTGCCGAACGGAATATTCGAGCTTGAATCGATGCGGATCGGAGGTAAGCCCGTGGATGATGAACGGATGTACAATTGTGCTATGAACGACTTTATGGCGGGGCAATCGAAAAAGTACCTCGGACTCGAAATAGACAAGCCGATTTACTCAAAGCACACGATATTCAAGGTTATCGAGAACGCCGCACGCGAAGCAAAGACCATTGCCAACATCACCGAAAAACGCATTCAGATCATTCAATAA
- the waaF gene encoding lipopolysaccharide heptosyltransferase II gives MTDVLHKTLVIRLSSIGDIVLSSLLVRVLRSRFPANRLDYCVKEEFADLIRLNPNISNVITFPKHGRFGDVRKLMRTIGENDYDLIIDIHDSLRSRFLRFGASRVVRINKRKLAQFLLVKFKLNVYERFGGSPGVALRYLEPLRPFGIEDDGKGLEIFISEDDRQRTEHLIREGGFGQEQFIGICPSAKHHNKMWLKERFAETTAALSIGRQRPVVLFGSGDEAERCNTIADLIRERNPQAGILNLAGKISLRETAAMMDRCSIVITNDSGLMHIAAARKRHVVALFGPTVKELGFFPFGTENEVIENAELACRPCTHIGLPNCPKGHFKCMNDISAAQVIASANRLLQTHTQ, from the coding sequence ATGACAGATGTACTACATAAAACACTCGTCATTCGATTAAGTTCCATCGGCGATATCGTGCTGTCATCGCTGCTCGTCCGCGTGTTGCGCAGCCGCTTTCCTGCAAACCGGCTTGACTACTGTGTGAAGGAGGAATTCGCCGACCTCATCCGTTTGAACCCGAACATCTCGAATGTCATCACATTCCCGAAACACGGCAGGTTCGGCGACGTGCGAAAACTCATGCGCACGATCGGAGAAAACGATTACGATCTCATCATCGACATTCACGATAGTCTACGAAGCCGATTTCTCCGCTTCGGCGCTTCACGCGTCGTCCGAATCAACAAAAGAAAACTCGCACAGTTCCTGCTTGTCAAGTTCAAGCTGAACGTGTATGAACGATTTGGCGGCAGCCCCGGCGTTGCGCTCCGTTATCTTGAACCGCTTCGCCCGTTCGGGATTGAAGATGACGGAAAGGGACTGGAGATCTTCATTTCGGAAGACGACCGGCAACGAACAGAACACTTGATTCGCGAAGGCGGATTCGGGCAGGAACAGTTCATCGGCATTTGCCCTTCAGCCAAACATCACAACAAGATGTGGCTGAAGGAACGCTTTGCAGAAACCACGGCGGCGTTGAGCATCGGGCGGCAGCGCCCTGTCGTTCTTTTCGGTTCCGGAGATGAGGCGGAACGGTGCAATACCATCGCCGATCTTATTCGAGAACGAAATCCGCAAGCGGGGATTCTGAATCTTGCCGGGAAGATCTCGTTGCGCGAAACGGCGGCGATGATGGATCGTTGCTCGATTGTTATCACAAACGACTCCGGATTGATGCACATTGCGGCGGCTCGCAAGCGACACGTCGTTGCACTCTTCGGACCGACGGTGAAAGAGTTAGGCTTCTTCCCTTTCGGGACCGAGAACGAAGTTATCGAGAATGCTGAATTGGCATGCCGCCCCTGTACGCACATCGGGCTTCCGAATTGCCCCAAAGGACATTTTAAGTGTATGAATGATATTTCCGCGGCGCAGGTTATCGCATCCGCCAACAGACTTCTGCAAACGCACACGCAATGA
- a CDS encoding T9SS type A sorting domain-containing protein yields MKRIVGVTLSLIVSLIVMAEHRSAAQMFSDSIGFRLFEDDGQDWSLKVPRDTVWNRYSIPLSAFGNGSGFLDTSVTKFVVVPIGGGGLIGGPYVEVVDWIDHLSLADSLIDDFDDGDYSDWFLDIATNGSYLRVTSSSITPDTSVHCMQLAHGNTMGQSFAGYVEKRFTGLFLAPTDTLRLWLRGKISPVAGAPQTTNGVPPAFALHQNYPNPFNPATTINYQLAAKSHVTLKVFDILGREVAMLVNEVQYPGFKSVLFNASGVASGVYLYRMATERFTQTRTLVLFK; encoded by the coding sequence ATGAAGAGGATCGTTGGCGTAACGCTCTCGCTGATTGTTTCTCTGATCGTCATGGCCGAGCATCGATCGGCCGCGCAAATGTTCAGCGACTCGATTGGTTTCCGACTTTTTGAAGATGACGGGCAAGATTGGAGTCTGAAAGTCCCTCGCGATACGGTGTGGAACCGGTACTCAATTCCGCTCTCCGCCTTCGGAAACGGAAGCGGATTTCTCGATACATCGGTGACGAAGTTCGTCGTGGTTCCCATCGGCGGTGGGGGATTGATCGGTGGGCCGTATGTGGAAGTGGTTGACTGGATTGACCATCTCAGTCTTGCCGATTCCCTGATTGATGATTTTGACGATGGGGATTATTCTGATTGGTTCCTGGATATTGCGACCAACGGAAGCTATCTCCGGGTGACTTCAAGTTCGATCACGCCCGACACATCCGTCCACTGCATGCAACTCGCTCATGGGAATACGATGGGACAGTCGTTTGCAGGATATGTCGAGAAGCGATTTACAGGTTTGTTTCTTGCCCCGACAGATACCCTTCGTCTATGGTTGCGCGGGAAGATCTCCCCGGTTGCCGGCGCGCCCCAGACAACCAACGGAGTTCCCCCGGCGTTTGCTTTACATCAGAACTATCCCAATCCCTTCAACCCGGCGACTACAATCAACTATCAACTGGCAGCGAAAAGCCACGTTACGCTGAAGGTGTTTGATATTCTCGGGCGCGAGGTTGCGATGCTCGTAAACGAGGTTCAATATCCCGGGTTCAAATCCGTCCTGTTCAATGCGAGCGGTGTGGCGAGCGGCGTGTATTTGTATCGTATGGCGACGGAAAGATTCACACAAACGCGTACACTCGTACTGTTCAAATAG
- a CDS encoding 3-deoxy-D-manno-octulosonic acid transferase, translating into MKTIWHTAYSLLALPMMWVVVRILGLFNRKVRRGIQGRRDLFAMLEKQVTGKLAGGRRVWFHASSMGEFEQAKPIIAELKHRHPDIRIIATFFSPSGFEHSRKYPLADVISYIPFDTRANARRFLDLTRPDVAVIIRYDVWPNHIWELQRRNIPVLIANATMRQNTQRRFPLVRTFHYFIYNAIDSILTVSEQDAEAFKIFSLTHPAIQAIGDTRYDQVSIRSAEAKKRHVIAEPVLRGKRVLLAGSTWPEDEEVLLTGFLRLRQTMQNFLLIIVPHEPTIEHLEELEAELQGKASFIRFSALNDYSNEDVVIVDSIGILLTLYTYADVAFIGGSFKQNVHNVLEAAVYGIPVVYGPRHANSQEAVTLAESGGGFVVQDSDSLFTSLKRLFENEGKRREAGRIAATFVHERIGATEKFLAHLSKYL; encoded by the coding sequence ATGAAAACCATCTGGCACACTGCGTACAGCCTGCTCGCCCTGCCGATGATGTGGGTTGTTGTCAGAATTCTCGGCCTCTTCAACAGAAAGGTCAGACGGGGTATTCAGGGACGGCGTGATCTTTTCGCGATGCTTGAAAAGCAAGTCACCGGGAAGCTGGCGGGCGGAAGGCGTGTGTGGTTTCATGCATCGTCGATGGGCGAGTTTGAACAGGCGAAACCGATTATTGCAGAACTGAAGCACCGCCATCCCGACATCCGCATCATCGCAACATTTTTCTCCCCGTCAGGATTCGAACATTCCCGGAAATATCCGCTTGCCGATGTGATCAGCTACATTCCGTTCGACACACGGGCAAATGCCAGACGCTTTCTCGACCTGACACGTCCCGATGTTGCCGTCATCATCCGTTACGACGTCTGGCCCAATCACATTTGGGAATTACAACGCCGCAACATTCCTGTTCTCATCGCCAACGCTACAATGCGGCAGAATACACAACGCCGCTTTCCGCTTGTGCGGACGTTCCACTACTTCATCTATAATGCAATTGATAGCATTCTCACCGTATCGGAACAGGATGCCGAAGCCTTCAAGATCTTCTCTCTCACGCATCCTGCCATTCAAGCAATCGGCGATACGCGCTACGATCAGGTAAGCATCAGAAGTGCGGAAGCGAAGAAGCGGCATGTGATTGCGGAGCCTGTGCTTCGCGGCAAGCGCGTACTCCTGGCAGGCAGCACGTGGCCGGAAGATGAGGAGGTGTTGCTGACCGGTTTCTTGCGACTGCGACAAACGATGCAGAATTTCCTGCTCATCATTGTGCCTCACGAGCCAACCATTGAGCATTTGGAGGAACTTGAAGCGGAGCTGCAAGGGAAAGCCTCGTTCATCCGTTTTTCCGCGTTGAATGATTACAGCAATGAGGATGTTGTCATCGTAGACAGCATCGGCATACTCCTTACACTTTATACATACGCCGATGTTGCGTTCATCGGCGGAAGTTTCAAGCAGAACGTTCACAACGTGTTGGAAGCCGCCGTGTACGGAATTCCCGTGGTGTACGGGCCCCGTCATGCAAACTCGCAGGAAGCAGTGACGCTTGCAGAATCAGGTGGAGGATTTGTTGTGCAGGATTCCGACTCCCTCTTCACGTCGTTGAAGAGGTTATTCGAGAATGAGGGGAAGAGAAGAGAGGCGGGGAGAATTGCGGCAACCTTTGTTCATGAGAGAATCGGGGCAACGGAGAAGTTTTTGGCTCATTTGAGCAAGTATTTGTAA
- a CDS encoding response regulator transcription factor, which translates to MTIKVAIVEDIDGIRDGLSTLINGSDGFRCVSAHPNAEAALASFSAVKPDVVLMDINLPNMSGIQCVRKLKAISPSTQIIMHTVYEDAENIFESLQAGASGYLLKRTPPAKLLEAIMEVHAGGSPMSSTIARKVVQTFHQQGRSKSEQENLTPREEEILAELAKGFRYKEIADNLFIGVETVRSHIHKIYEKLHVRSRTEAVVKYLQK; encoded by the coding sequence ATGACAATCAAAGTTGCAATTGTAGAGGACATCGATGGCATTCGGGACGGACTTTCAACGCTCATCAACGGGTCGGACGGGTTTCGTTGCGTCAGCGCGCACCCAAATGCCGAGGCGGCTCTCGCGAGCTTCAGTGCGGTAAAGCCGGATGTCGTCCTGATGGACATCAACCTGCCGAACATGAGCGGCATCCAGTGTGTTCGAAAGTTGAAAGCGATTTCGCCCTCCACCCAAATCATCATGCACACGGTGTACGAAGACGCCGAGAATATTTTCGAGTCATTGCAGGCCGGAGCAAGCGGTTACCTGCTGAAACGCACGCCGCCCGCGAAACTGCTTGAAGCAATCATGGAAGTGCATGCCGGCGGATCACCGATGTCCAGCACCATTGCGCGAAAAGTTGTGCAGACATTCCATCAACAGGGGCGCTCGAAATCCGAGCAGGAAAACCTTACGCCGCGGGAGGAAGAAATTCTCGCTGAGCTGGCAAAGGGGTTCCGCTACAAAGAGATTGCCGACAATCTCTTCATCGGCGTTGAGACGGTTCGCTCGCATATTCACAAGATCTACGAAAAACTCCATGTCCGTTCGCGCACCGAAGCAGTCGTGAAGTACCTTCAAAAATAG
- a CDS encoding agmatine deiminase family protein codes for MRYSFTLFVLHLIFCGDVFGQISETELHPLPRHATAEEHAIAPLYVPPPAVRILPPSRPVRTMAEFEELEGIIVRWAYNTQNLLLSQIVDAAQDEGMVWIITRPGTSDSTNIKSYLTSRSIPLTNIEFLSISTNSIWSRDYGPWCVYDTDTDSMAIVDFRYNRPRPQDDAVPVALAQLWNLPLYQTVTMPDSLSHTGGNYMVDGSGRGFASKLIYFENRLQSMDRIDSILLRYNGISSFITMDTLLYDGIHHIDMHMKLLDEETILVGQYPVNVSDYQRIENTVNYLSTLTNSYGRPYRIIRIPMPADASGRYPPQSYYLTYVNALIVNKTVLVPVYNLPTDAAALQIWREALPGYRILGFDCNAIIPQSGAIHCITKEIGVREPMRIRHKRLWEVADTTNSYRIEGTVRVRSGVDSVFLFWRADSTAGFTRAQMTDTGGVYVAQIPAQTAGSRVSYFIEATSFSGRRSTFPFVGEAGAFTFTVKSSPTSVPLEVAGRFRLDNNYPNPFNPSTTIRFEIPASGIVTLKVLDVLGREAATLVERMLESGSHTAAFDASRFSSGVYFYSLESAGRRISKPMLLLK; via the coding sequence ATGCGCTATTCCTTTACCCTTTTCGTACTCCATTTGATTTTTTGCGGAGATGTGTTCGGGCAAATCTCGGAAACGGAACTGCATCCCCTTCCGCGACACGCGACGGCAGAAGAACATGCGATTGCTCCGCTCTACGTACCGCCGCCTGCTGTTCGCATTCTCCCTCCATCAAGACCCGTCCGCACGATGGCGGAGTTCGAGGAACTTGAGGGTATCATCGTCCGATGGGCGTACAACACACAGAATCTTCTGCTGAGTCAGATTGTTGATGCTGCACAGGATGAAGGCATGGTCTGGATCATCACAAGACCGGGAACTTCCGACTCCACCAATATCAAATCGTATCTCACCTCAAGAAGCATTCCGCTAACGAATATCGAGTTCCTTTCCATCAGCACGAACAGCATCTGGTCACGCGACTACGGCCCGTGGTGCGTGTACGACACTGATACGGACTCGATGGCGATCGTCGACTTCCGCTACAACCGTCCCCGCCCGCAGGATGACGCTGTTCCGGTCGCTCTTGCGCAATTGTGGAACCTGCCGCTGTATCAAACTGTAACGATGCCGGACAGTCTTTCCCACACAGGCGGAAACTACATGGTGGATGGATCGGGAAGGGGCTTCGCTTCGAAGTTGATTTATTTCGAGAACAGGCTGCAGTCGATGGATCGCATCGACAGCATTCTGTTGCGGTATAACGGCATCTCGTCATTTATAACAATGGATACGCTGCTGTACGACGGCATTCACCACATTGATATGCACATGAAGTTGTTGGATGAAGAGACGATTCTTGTGGGTCAGTATCCGGTGAACGTGTCGGACTATCAACGTATTGAGAATACTGTCAACTATCTCAGCACCCTCACGAACAGCTACGGACGGCCCTACCGGATTATCCGCATTCCAATGCCTGCCGACGCATCCGGCAGATATCCGCCACAGTCATACTATCTCACGTACGTGAACGCGCTGATTGTGAACAAGACTGTTCTTGTACCGGTGTACAACCTGCCGACTGATGCAGCCGCGTTACAGATTTGGCGCGAAGCGTTGCCGGGATACCGCATTCTCGGTTTTGATTGCAACGCCATCATTCCGCAGTCCGGCGCAATACATTGCATTACGAAGGAAATCGGCGTCCGTGAGCCAATGCGCATCAGGCACAAGCGTCTGTGGGAGGTGGCTGATACGACGAACTCATATCGTATTGAAGGAACAGTCCGCGTACGAAGCGGCGTGGATTCCGTGTTTTTGTTTTGGCGTGCCGACTCGACTGCCGGGTTCACACGCGCGCAAATGACGGATACAGGCGGCGTGTACGTTGCTCAGATTCCAGCGCAAACGGCGGGGAGCCGGGTTTCGTACTTCATAGAAGCGACATCATTTTCGGGGCGGCGATCAACATTTCCGTTTGTCGGCGAAGCCGGGGCGTTTACCTTTACTGTCAAGTCATCTCCAACGTCAGTACCGCTCGAAGTCGCCGGCCGATTTCGTCTCGACAACAACTACCCGAATCCGTTCAATCCTTCAACAACAATCCGCTTCGAGATTCCTGCGTCGGGAATCGTGACCCTGAAGGTGTTGGATGTGTTGGGAAGGGAGGCAGCAACGCTGGTCGAACGAATGCTTGAGTCGGGAAGTCATACAGCGGCGTTTGACGCCTCTCGTTTTTCAAGCGGTGTCTACTTCTACTCATTGGAATCGGCAGGCCGGAGAATATCGAAGCCGATGCTTCTGTTGAAGTAA